A genomic segment from bacterium encodes:
- a CDS encoding DUF3850 domain-containing protein, translated as MLYFLSALPRRWHMKIHELKTWPDQFSAMRYGMKTGDVRRNDRNFQPGDLVRFLEWELDRNKDAGVIDALLSGGRTRLDRWGAGGEQAVLKQARRARSRARVLVPGGPGQIGSVESINGPVPGLPGVLNLLGTGLSVDPQSGEVVGTSFSLGIGPSLCGCSTTKSIGPSFGLPEKVDFVGPLVKAAEFLTDFFTAPLAPPGAGGFDLQPSAASGGFLLYPSRPNTNSIRTSYAK; from the coding sequence GTGCTATACTTCCTATCCGCGCTGCCTCGGCGCTGGCATATGAAGATCCACGAGCTCAAGACCTGGCCTGATCAGTTCAGCGCCATGCGCTACGGGATGAAGACTGGCGACGTCCGGCGGAACGATCGGAACTTCCAACCCGGCGACCTGGTGCGTTTCCTCGAGTGGGAGCTGGACAGGAACAAGGACGCCGGGGTGATCGATGCGCTCCTGAGCGGCGGGAGGACGAGGCTCGACCGCTGGGGGGCCGGAGGTGAGCAGGCGGTGCTCAAGCAGGCTCGTCGGGCCAGAAGTCGGGCTCGGGTTCTGGTGCCGGGCGGGCCGGGCCAGATTGGCTCGGTCGAATCGATCAACGGCCCGGTCCCTGGACTGCCAGGAGTCCTCAACCTTTTAGGTACAGGTCTTAGCGTTGACCCGCAGTCTGGAGAGGTGGTGGGCACGTCGTTCAGCCTAGGCATAGGACCCTCACTCTGCGGATGTTCAACTACGAAGAGCATCGGGCCATCGTTTGGTCTGCCGGAGAAAGTCGACTTCGTGGGGCCACTCGTGAAGGCCGCTGAGTTCTTGACTGACTTCTTTACCGCGCCCCTCGCGCCCCCCGGAGCCGGCGGGTTCGACCTCCAACCGTCGGCGGCGTCCGGTGGGTTCCTGCTCTATCCCAGCCGTCCGAACACGAACTCCATTCGGACCTCATATGCAAAGTGA